The nucleotide window TATCGGGTCTTCATGGAACTCTTCAACTCTCCTAACTATCTCTATCCTCTCCTCCGGGTTCATTGGTGCTGAAACTTCAACGCATAAGCCGAATCTGTCGAGTATCTGTGGCCTCAGCTCGCCCTCCTCGGGGTTCATGCTTCCCACCAGGATGAAGCGGGCGGGGTGCCTGAAAGAGATTCCTTCCCTCTCTATCGTGTTCCACCCCATTGCCGCGGCATCTAAAAGTGAGTCGGCTATGTAATCATCGAGCAGGTTCACCTCGTCTATGTAGAGCACGTTTCTGTTCGCCTCTGCTAAAATTCCTGGTTGTAGGGCTTTTTTGCCCTCCTTCAAAAATCTCTCAACATCAACGGTCCCAACGAGTCTATCTATTGTAACGCTAAGAGGCAAATCAACAACGCGCATCTTCCTCTTTGTCACTGGTAGTTCCTCGCCTTTCTCATAGCGCTCGTAGCAGGAGTCGCACATCTCTAGGGGATTCCTTGGATTGCAGTTGAAGGGACAGCCATCAACGACTTCAATTTCTGGCAAAACGTTGGCTAAAGCCCTAACCAAGGTTGATTTTCCTGTCCCCTTATCTCCTTTAAGCAGGACACCACCGATTAGGGGATTAACGGCTACACAGAGTAGGGCTAATTTAGCCTTTTCCTGCCCGACTATTGCGGAGAATGGAAATACTAAGCGTTTTTCACGAGGCTCCATATTTTATCCACCTCCTCAATTTTTTCACTCCAGTGTTCATCATCCTCAGCCGTGTAGATTTCGATAGTTCCACCCTGAACTTCTCCTTCCCCAAGGCTCTCCTCCAAAATCCCCTCAATCTCGGAATAGACCTCCATGAGCCTTTCAATCAATTCATCGCTCGTCTTCCACAGGCCGCGCTCATAGGCTTCAATCAAACGCCTTGCAATCTCCTCAAGAGCGTAGGGGTTGTGCTCCTCGAACCATCTCCTCATCTCCTCGTCCAAAACATACCTCCGCGCTATCTCGTCAAAAACCCAATCTTCAACGAGCTTCGTCGTTGTCTCCCAGCCGTACAAGTGAAGAATCTTCTTTGAGAACTCGGCGGCACCGCGATAGCCGTGCTTCTTCATATCCTCAATCCACCTATCATTGAGCAGCTTCGCCCTCACAACGCGCTCAAGCTCAACTTTCATGTCAACTATTTTGGCATCGCTTACATCCCTCGTGTCCGTCTGAACCACTTCAACGTTCTTGCCCGTTAAGGCATCAACAGCCGCCTTAAATCCACCATGATAAGCGAAGTAGCAACAGCAGTTCGTCGGGTCGTGCTCGTCGCTTATGTGGTTTCTGTTAACGATGTCAACCTCCTTTAAGTTCAAAACCAATGATTCGTGAGCCTCAACGCCAAAGGCATCTTTTCCATAAGCATAGCCGCTCCACTGAACCCAAACTTTTGCTAAATCCTCATCACTTTTCCAGGCAGAGGATTCAACAGCTAAATTCACTCCAGCCCCGTAGGTACCGGGTGGAGCCGAGAAAACCCTGAACCTCGCAAACCTTTGGGCTTCTTCAAAGCTCTTTCCGAGCTCGACCAGCTTTTTAATGTGCTCAATGTAGTGTTTTTTGATGTAGTTCATCTCTAAAGGCTCATCCAGCATAACGACCTTTTCTATGGCCTCATCAATCAGGTAGATGTAGTTTGGCAATGTGTCCCTCACGACTCCACTTATTCTGACCAGAACATCAATCCTTGGCCTTCCGAGCTCCTCCAAGGGAATTACCTCAAGGCCGGCAACCGTATCTCCCTTCCAGACCGGCCTAACCCCAATCAGGTAGAGGATTTGAGCTATCTGCTCTCCATCCGCCTTATAACCGTCTATGCTCCAGAGAACCTGCCCAACGCTTTCTGGATATTTCCCGTGCTTCTCTTTGTAAGCTTTCAAAAGCTTTTCAGCGGTTTCAACCCCTATCTGCCATGCCGCCTTGGTTGGTAGGGTTCTCGGGTCGACAGCATAGAAGTTCCTCCCCGTCGGCAAAATCTCAAACTTTCCTCTTGTTATCGCTCCCGACGGGCCGGGTTCGACGTATTTTCCGGCCAGTCCGTTGAGAAAACCGTCATATTCTTTTTCACATTCAACTATTCTTCTGGCAACCTCAAGAGCTTTCCTGAACGCTTCTTCAAGCTTTTCTTTCTCCTTAACTTTGAATCCAAACTTTTCAATCTCTTCCTCAATAACTTCAAAGCTCTCTCCCTTAAGCAGACGCTCTAAGCTCTTAACGGCTATCCTGTGGAAAATCTCAAGCAGTTCTCTGTTCGTGAAGCCGTTTGTAGTTCCAAGAGGGTTCTTTCTTATCTCATCGTAGTTAAAGCCCAATGCCTCAGCCACAACACGCCTGATTGAAGGAGAGTAGTAGGAGTCATATGCCATCGCCGTGGCAACGTATTCTGCCAGCCTCTCAGGCTCTTCTGGTGGATGTCCAAAGATGTGAAGGCCGAGATTTATTTGGGAACCTCTCATCAGCTCGACGTAGCGATGTATTTCCTCTATCGTCTGCTCTTCGTCTTCCGGATTGGCTATTCTCAGCTTATTTTCCTTAGCTTTTTCTAAAATCTGCTCGTAAATCTTCCTTCTCCTTGCCTCATCGCCGAGACTCTTTGCCTTTGCATACTGGGTTAGGAGGGAATCCAAATCATCCAGAACTTCTGCCATCCCCATTGGAGGATACATGTGGTCTATAAGCGTTGCGTAGCCTCTCCTCTTGGCTATGACGCCTTCCATTGGGTTGGAGACGGCGTAAACGTAGAGGTGAGGAACATCATCTAAGCTAGCCTCGGGAACGCATGAAGGAGAAAGCCCAACGCCTTTCCCGGGCCTGAACTCTAAGTAGCCGTGGGTTCCGAAGTGTATCATTACATCAGCCCCAAATTTGCGCGTTATCCACCTGTACACCGCCCACCACTGGTGCGGCGGGACTATCGTTGGATCGTGCAGAATTCTGCAAACTTTTCCGTCGCACCTTGCTCCAGCACAGCCGAACTTTGGCTGAGGGGTTATGAAGACGTTCCCAAACCTTATTCCCGGAACTACAAACTTCCCATCATAGACCATTCCAACCAGCGCTTTGTCCACCTTTCCAGCCAGAACATCCTCTGGCTTTCCCCAGTCCTTAATGATTCTCTCCCTCAAATCTTCCGGAAGCTCGTTGAGCCACTCCAGATACTCCTCCAGGCTTACGAAATCAATTGCTCCGCCGCTTTTGACTATCTCTTCAACGCTCGTCCATCTGAACTCGCTTATCGCTTTTCTCTTCAAAATCAGCTTTATCAGCTTTTCCCCCGTCTTTGGAATGTTCTCGCCGACGTAATAACCTTCCTCCTTAAGCTTGTGCAAGAGCCTTACGACGCTCTCGGGAACATCCAAGCCGAGACCCACACCAACATTCGCCTCAAGCCCCTTACATGGGGGGTTTATTAGGACTATAGCAATTTTAACCTCGCTTTTTGGCTTCTTCCTGAGCTCGACCCACTTCTTTACCCTTTTGGCTAAATATTTCATGTGCTCTTCGTAAGGTTCTCCAACCTTGTAACCTTCAATGTTTCTGGTCCCAGCTATGAAAATTGGCTCAATTGCCCCCGCAACTTCTGGGATTATCACCCCATAAACCTGGGTCATATAGTCAACGCCTTGCTTGCTCTTCTCCCACTCTTCAAGGGACTGGTAGTAAGACCTTATCGGGGCAAAAACTGGAACGTTGAGCTTTTGCAGATTCTTTAAATCAACCGTACCGAAGGAAATTAAGCTAACCAAAGCTTCTATAATCGGCTTTCCATCCTTCATGAAGAACTCTTCAACAGCTTCGCTCTTCTCCCTTCCAAGTCCTGTCGTCGGGTCTTTTCCGTATGTGAAAACAGGAATCACACCGAAGCCTTCTTCTTCAAGGGCTTTGATGAGCTCCCTAATCAGTTTAAATTCCTTATAAAGCCAGGCGCTCCTCCAGAATAGGACTCCAACAAGCGGTCTTTTCGTGTAAACCTCCAGATATCTGTCCAAGCTTTCAAATGTCCCAAGATCTGGGTGGTAAATCCCATCCATGGGAACTTCTTCCGGTTCTTCATATTCAATTGCCTTCCCAGTTAAGCTTGCTAAAAATCTGACCAGATTTCTGAGATTTTTCTCGCCCCCAAGGACATAATATGTCTTCGCCTTGATTATAACTTCTTCTGGAACGTTGGTCAGGCTTTCAAGCCCGGCACAGGCAATGACTTTAGCTTTGGTTTCTTTAATTTTTTCGACGACTGTTTCAGGAAGCTCGTGGGCATATATGAAGATAACCTCGGCTTTCTCTACCTTTTCCAGCTCCCTCTCACAGTTCTGGTCAGTGAGCACAATGCCCTCTATTCTTTCTTCTCTGAGGATTTCCTGAAGCAAAGGCAAAGCCCTTGCCCCATAACCTATGATCAAACATATCACAACACCACCCCCATAACGGCGATAACGCACAATATAATCACGCTCCTCGTTGCCATTGAGATAAGCATGAGCTTTATCCCATCTCCTGGACCATAGAGCCCGACATAATATGGAATCAGCACCCTTAGGAAGGTTATGTTTGCAAAAATCGAACCAAGAAGAAGAGCCCTTATTAGAGCTTTTTCGCTTATTAAACCAGCTTTTAAGAGGTTTGCACCGAGGGTATAGGTTGCTATGCTGCCAGCCATTGCACTCAATGCGACGCTTAATTCTTCGGGCGAAAAGGGCAGGGATCGTGCAAAGCTCCTCACGAGGTCACTTAGATGATTGAAGAACCCAACCGCTATGAGCAGAGCCGTTATGTAGGTCACTATGATCATGGTCTTCAGAATTTGGAGTGAAGTTTTCTTTGTTTTTGTCAAAGCATTTCTTAAGGCATCTTTAAAAGGCTTTTTCTTCCTCATCCGCTTTTGAGAATTGCTGATTTCTCTTGGATTTTTAATCAAAATTTTCCCAGCCACTGCAAAAACAGTTGTCTGGATTAGCCCTATGAAAACCAAAATTCCAAAGTAGAGCAAGCCAAGCTTTCCGAGTGTAGCCAGGAGAACAGGGATTAGAGAATTCCAGTGCCTAACCATTGCAGGGAAAGCGTTCATGAGCGAGGCAATGTAGAGCTCCCTCTTTCCAATTTTGCTCTCCCTATAAAAATCCACAAGCATGGCATTGGCTGCCCTCGTGTTCAAAAAAGCTGTTGCAAAGGCTAATGCACACTCCCCTGGCAGGTTTGAGAGCTTAACGAATGGTTTGCCAATGAAAGATATCTTCTCCACTATGCCCTTCTCGATTAGAAGCTCAGCTATGAATATCCCAATAAGCAGCCCGGGGACAGAGCGCTTCAGGAAATTGAGTGCAATCGCAACCGAGGTTGTCAGCAGCTCCACTTTCAGACCACCTCTGTTCTTGGAAGTATAAGTCTAAATCCGTTGAATTCAAGAATGCATATTGGAACGCCATATACTTCCTCAAGAATTTCCTCTCTTAGAATCTCATTTGGCTTCCCTATAGCTCTAATTCTGCCTTCTTTAACAAGGGCAATCCTATCCGAATACAGCGAGGCCAAATTCGGGTCGTGAAGCGTCATAACCGCAGAGATGCCTTCCTCTTTTGCTAATCTCTTCACAATCCCGAGAACCTTCACCTGGTTTTTAAAATCCAAGTGAGCAGTGGGCTCATCTAAGAGGAGAACCTTTGGCTCCTGCACAAGGGCCCTCGCTATAAGAACAAGCTGCAGCTGCCCTCCGCTGAGCTGGGTGTAGGGCCTATCCTTAAATCGCTCCATTCCTATGAGCTTGAGCTTCTCCAGAGCCTTTTGATAGTGCTCCTTCCTTGGGCTCTCAAAAACTCCAAGCTGAGATGCCAATCCCATAACGACCACATCTAAAACCGTGTAGGGGAAAGGAGGATGATGTGACTGAGGGACATAACCAGCTAACTTGGCTCTTTCCTTTAAAGAGAGCGAGTGAAAGTCTTTACCATTCACAAAGACGCACTTTTTCTTTGGCTTCAGCAACCCGTAAATGCTTTTCAGAATCGTTGTTTTCCCACTGCCGTTTGGACCGAGCAGGGTCAAAATCTCACCCTCTCTCACCTCAAAGCAGACATCTTCAACGCTAAAATCACCGTAGCTGAATGATAATCCTTTAACTTCAAGCATTCCAACCACCGCCCGTCTTCCTCAGCAGATAAGCGAAAAACGGGATCCCAAGCAAGGTCGTTAAAATCCCTATTGGAATTTCATAAGTGGCAATTGATCTCGCCAATGTATCAGCCAAAACCATGAATGATGCTCCCACAGTTATTGTTAGAGGTATTAGAGTTTTATGATCTGGCCCGAATGCCATCCTAACAATGTGCGGAATCATCAACCCTACCCATCCGATTATCCCACAGAAAGCAACTGAAACAGCGGTTATGAGAGAGATTATTACGATAAAAGCAAGCTTCAGCTTTTCAGTTTCAACCCCAACGATTTTAGCTTCGTCGCCAAAAGACAGGACATTCAGCTGCCAGCGCATTAGATAAACCAACAAACACCCAAGAAAAATAACGGGAAAAGCTATCTTGACCGAATGCCAGTCCGCATCTGCAAAGCTCCCCATGAGCCAGTAAACAACACTCGCCAGCTTTTCATGCTCCATCAGGAACTTTAGAAGGGATGTTAAAGCAGAAAAGAATGCATTAACAATCACTCCTGCAAGAACAAGCGAAACAGGTGTTATTTTTCCACCAATTTTGGCCAGAGAAGTTGTCAAGAACACAGCAAGTATAGCAAAGGCAAAGGCTAAAGGTGCTATTCCCAAGCTTAAGGAAAGACCTATAGCCAAAGCAGCGCCAAAAGCTGCTCCTGCCGAAATTCCCAAAATATAGCTGTTCACAAGGGGATTCCTAAATATTGCCTGCAGCACAGCGCCAGAAATGGCTAGTGCCGAACCAACAATCATTGCTAAAATGACCCTTGGGAGCCTTATTTTGAAAAGAATAGTCTGATAAACGCTTGGATAGGGAATTTGAACAGTGAAGTCAAGTTTCCCAAAAGTTACTTTAGCCAAAATTCCAGAAACAAGCTGAAAGGTCTTTAATACAACCATATCCACGATGGCGGGAAGTGGCATATGATACGTTCCAATACACAGGCTTATGAGGAACGCAAAAATTGGAGAAGCTAAAAGGAAAAGAAAGAGAAACTTTCTCATGATCACCCCTCCATGCCGTAGAACCTCTTGAGAATCTCCTCGTATATCGGCTTCCAGTCCGGGTAATATTCTGGATAAATTGCATGTCCAAAAGCATAAATCCCGGTGATGAATCTTGGTCCATAAAGAGCAACAGCATCTTTTCTCCATGAGCTCACTAATATTCCAACGACGTTCCCTTCTTTGACAGCTTTGATTTCCTGCCATGCAGGGTCGCTTTTTATCTTTTTGACTGCTTCGGGAAGCCTCTTGGGATCCCAGTCAACCACTATTAAAACATCTGTCTTATCTCCAAAGTACGCTATGAGCTTTTCAAGGTCAAGCTTTGGATAC belongs to Pyrococcus yayanosii CH1 and includes:
- the cobN gene encoding cobaltochelatase subunit CobN; the encoded protein is MICLIIGYGARALPLLQEILREERIEGIVLTDQNCERELEKVEKAEVIFIYAHELPETVVEKIKETKAKVIACAGLESLTNVPEEVIIKAKTYYVLGGEKNLRNLVRFLASLTGKAIEYEEPEEVPMDGIYHPDLGTFESLDRYLEVYTKRPLVGVLFWRSAWLYKEFKLIRELIKALEEEGFGVIPVFTYGKDPTTGLGREKSEAVEEFFMKDGKPIIEALVSLISFGTVDLKNLQKLNVPVFAPIRSYYQSLEEWEKSKQGVDYMTQVYGVIIPEVAGAIEPIFIAGTRNIEGYKVGEPYEEHMKYLAKRVKKWVELRKKPKSEVKIAIVLINPPCKGLEANVGVGLGLDVPESVVRLLHKLKEEGYYVGENIPKTGEKLIKLILKRKAISEFRWTSVEEIVKSGGAIDFVSLEEYLEWLNELPEDLRERIIKDWGKPEDVLAGKVDKALVGMVYDGKFVVPGIRFGNVFITPQPKFGCAGARCDGKVCRILHDPTIVPPHQWWAVYRWITRKFGADVMIHFGTHGYLEFRPGKGVGLSPSCVPEASLDDVPHLYVYAVSNPMEGVIAKRRGYATLIDHMYPPMGMAEVLDDLDSLLTQYAKAKSLGDEARRRKIYEQILEKAKENKLRIANPEDEEQTIEEIHRYVELMRGSQINLGLHIFGHPPEEPERLAEYVATAMAYDSYYSPSIRRVVAEALGFNYDEIRKNPLGTTNGFTNRELLEIFHRIAVKSLERLLKGESFEVIEEEIEKFGFKVKEKEKLEEAFRKALEVARRIVECEKEYDGFLNGLAGKYVEPGPSGAITRGKFEILPTGRNFYAVDPRTLPTKAAWQIGVETAEKLLKAYKEKHGKYPESVGQVLWSIDGYKADGEQIAQILYLIGVRPVWKGDTVAGLEVIPLEELGRPRIDVLVRISGVVRDTLPNYIYLIDEAIEKVVMLDEPLEMNYIKKHYIEHIKKLVELGKSFEEAQRFARFRVFSAPPGTYGAGVNLAVESSAWKSDEDLAKVWVQWSGYAYGKDAFGVEAHESLVLNLKEVDIVNRNHISDEHDPTNCCCYFAYHGGFKAAVDALTGKNVEVVQTDTRDVSDAKIVDMKVELERVVRAKLLNDRWIEDMKKHGYRGAAEFSKKILHLYGWETTTKLVEDWVFDEIARRYVLDEEMRRWFEEHNPYALEEIARRLIEAYERGLWKTSDELIERLMEVYSEIEGILEESLGEGEVQGGTIEIYTAEDDEHWSEKIEEVDKIWSLVKNA
- a CDS encoding ABC transporter ATP-binding protein produces the protein MLEVKGLSFSYGDFSVEDVCFEVREGEILTLLGPNGSGKTTILKSIYGLLKPKKKCVFVNGKDFHSLSLKERAKLAGYVPQSHHPPFPYTVLDVVVMGLASQLGVFESPRKEHYQKALEKLKLIGMERFKDRPYTQLSGGQLQLVLIARALVQEPKVLLLDEPTAHLDFKNQVKVLGIVKRLAKEEGISAVMTLHDPNLASLYSDRIALVKEGRIRAIGKPNEILREEILEEVYGVPICILEFNGFRLILPRTEVV
- a CDS encoding FecCD family ABC transporter permease; the protein is MRKFLFLFLLASPIFAFLISLCIGTYHMPLPAIVDMVVLKTFQLVSGILAKVTFGKLDFTVQIPYPSVYQTILFKIRLPRVILAMIVGSALAISGAVLQAIFRNPLVNSYILGISAGAAFGAALAIGLSLSLGIAPLAFAFAILAVFLTTSLAKIGGKITPVSLVLAGVIVNAFFSALTSLLKFLMEHEKLASVVYWLMGSFADADWHSVKIAFPVIFLGCLLVYLMRWQLNVLSFGDEAKIVGVETEKLKLAFIVIISLITAVSVAFCGIIGWVGLMIPHIVRMAFGPDHKTLIPLTITVGASFMVLADTLARSIATYEIPIGILTTLLGIPFFAYLLRKTGGGWNA